One region of Equus caballus isolate H_3958 breed thoroughbred chromosome 23, TB-T2T, whole genome shotgun sequence genomic DNA includes:
- the LOC138920336 gene encoding spermatogenesis-associated protein 31D4-like isoform X1, producing MEFSQWNVLSFLNSHIELFLSICSTFLDSDHNLTIVCGLCLLLLFLCFLVGIPSLPTFWKTKIYQKRQGRAKRRRKGGTSSGWRNYQREREEKRRLISILKRPLGRPLDTTRFRQLLCPDPSCEVCNSTTAEINRLLEDLEDDTASVSSMASTASGTESSFTLSSAFSEVPPGDLTPSPPPDPSPPPPSVLSPNPTTPLAGFLSPSPPGHSMPPEPSPPLESKFPADHCPPQPLALPPLPPHDTQATGPILQPETTLSLNTIFSLDRTLSQDINPSPNLSQIINPTDSLACHHTPPSLSVSPPTDHPLTVARSKSVSILLKSVPENSSPDSPGGLSTYVPTIRGTDHSSLSISELSWWQACAKDLFLAPSTLAPCAFNREFLALHSSESSLERHPTANLIERGNLSFLSPHVLALLERQVRKRSDFLMWREKEKEKGSFPKKLRPDYPLNPSRKMLESNADECDSAFSLPFWSSAGKPKELHMHGQPPYPKILEDHLQEKCTQLFWGLPSLHSESLPSAIRDSSDCTTIFLFNTISNASMGQESPVPLHRPPPSLPEIQPQPLPQTLPQSQPLPLTQVKSQAHLKSSLPILPSGPLPQRRICGVCHHRPRDESESLTSSEIQQLEWKVLQKQQESLWGSPSVVQRSQEEFCPSAPNFPYHQASQAHASISTLPVEFPLSDELRKKLEHHLRKRLIQHRWGLPRRIRECLSLMMPPRDFSEIAKSESNRGLSRISVNKDLNVGLSQSKSFHDRGSELLQGEKEMGKDQGHSPENGPKAHLLSDPESSSDKDPAYDSEKDLNSHVASLSGKNSRALEESLDQKQLENVLKAHLSKKFEEISEARLPGTVRSSWHASKQTLLLSDKSRTQITQRSLPPSVGGDSSLNTFQELCFIDSSAQQMMETHIKSFRMTMEWGLPCRVLESIQAFKLEDAASQSLPYFYCAPSNNPTLEADSKSRGFEPHRGSSKSALQEKAETTNSALVLDRLCPATSPMGRQGQGVPRQSPSGINQEIAEVVQRSKGARQTHLPVTCGITGKASQKFTQLGNRCPPELPARQAGAKHETKDERVSPSDRRAGRQDKKMKSEPFSVHNTARDIFRAKELNALQSKTGNVLTTSKPGSSQMRRGNHSKIEITGTIESPAPKRQVPQDPKSSDLKEHLLRELKSKLEKRNQSQVQGQHTDRSPASESLTYKASLTHAHGVSPEDMGASQVLHVHLEDSGISRQQRQEPWVPKKDLKRYEDKKFPPATMRVSPPGPNKEELGGGDAGLGTSQPTRKTFATQITASEGTLGSKSSHTSSQKAQPPPESLLRKKMNHIFQWLRPGTKGKNQEHPQEKGSPISSAQSRGLVKGRAAVTGTTTAQKTRTVPGKFPVEKLGQRCAAEVTRPQEPLPSLRKFVKTWQKAEEQAQAEPVQGHPSNYRAPSCKVPNTKSCHHVEVVFAGQNYPTCSRRIRDQNRHPQKVMAFKDQLLDQKRPLSVPRREHVPHPSSTCRRQAGPGASSCSHHC from the exons cgtcagggcagagccaagaggagaagaaaaggtggaacatcaagtg gttggagaaattaccagagggaaagagaggagaaaaggaggctaatttctattctgaaaag gcccctaggccggcctctcgataccacccgctttcgtcaactattatgcccagacccctcctgtgaggtgtgtaatagcacaactgctgagatcaatcggctcctggaggacctggaagatgataccgcctctgtgtcctctatggcttccacagcttctgggactgagtcatcattcactctgtcctctgccttctcagaagtccctccaggagacctaacaccatcccctccacctgacccttccccaccgcccccctccgttctctcacctaacccgACGACACCCTTAGCTggctttctttcaccctcaccaccgggtcactctatgccaccagagccttctcctcccttggagtccaaattcccagcagaccattgcccaccccaaccccttgcccttccccctctcccaccacatgacacccaggcaacgggtcctattctccaaccagagaccactctgtctctgaatacgatcttctctcttgaccgcaccctttcccaagatattaacccctcaccaaatttgtcccagataatcaatcccactgattcactggcttgtcatcacacaccaccaagcctgtctgtctcaccaccgacagaccaccctttaactgtggctcgatctaaatcggtttccatcttactgaagtctgttccagagaactcatctccagatagccctggcgggttgtccacttatgtcccaacaatcagaggcactgaccattcaagcctgtcaatttcagaattatcctggtggcaagcttgtgccaaagacttgttcttagcaccttccaccttggcaccatgtgcttttaatcgagagtttcttgctctccattcttcagagtcctctctggagagacaccctacagctaaccttatagagcgtggtaacctctcatttctcagccctcatgtcctggcactcctggagagacaagtccgaaagaggagtgatttcctgatgtggagggaaaaggagaaggagaagggttcttttccaaaaaaacttaggCCAGACTACCCACTAAATCCTTCGCGGAAAATGctagagtcaaatgctgatgagtgtgactcagcattctcccttcctttttggagcagtgcaggcaaaccaaaggagctgcacatgcatgggcagcccccatatcctaaaatcttggaggaccatttacaggaaaaatgtacgcagctcttctggggtctcccatctctgcacagcgagtccttgccctctgctatccgtgactcaagtgactgcaccacaatcttccttttcaataccatctcaaatgcctccatgggccaagaatccccggtacctctccatcgcccacctccatccttgcctgagatccagccccaacccttgcctcaaaccctgccccaatcccagcccctacctctcactcaggtcaagtcccaggcccaccttaaatcctcactcccaatcctaccatctggtcctctaccccagagaaggatctgtggagtgtgtcaccatagaccccgggatgaatcagagtctctcacctcatctgaaattcaacaactggaatggaaagtgttgcagaagcaacaggaaagtttgtggggttcgccctctgtagtccaaagatctcaggaggAATTTTGTCCTTCAGCTCCCAACTTcccttaccatcaggcctcccaggcacatgcctccatctccacccttcccgtagagtttcctctcagtgatgagctgaggaagaaactggaacatcaccttcgaaagaggctcatccaacaccggtggggcctgccccgcaggatccgtgagtgtctgtcactgatgatgcctccaagagatttctcagagatagctaagtcagagagcaatcgtggactctcacggatctcggtgaacaaagatctaaatgttggattgagccaatccaaaagcttccatgacaggggttcagaactgcttcagggagagaaggagatggggaaggatcaggggcatagcccagagaacggcccaaaagctcacctgttgagtgacccagagagctcttcagataaggatccggcatatgactctgagaaagacctaaatagtcacgtggcaagtctgtcagggaaaaattcaagggccttggaggaaagtctagatcagaaacaacttgaaaatgtcctcaaagcacatttgagcaagaagtttgaggaaatcagtgaggctcggctccctgggacggtgcgcagttcatggcatgctagcaagcagacattgctgctttctgacaaatcccgcacccaaataacacagaggagtctgccaccttcagtgggtggggactcctccctgaataccttccaggagctttgcttcattgattccagtgcccaacagatgatggaaacccatattaaaagctttcgtatgacgatggagtggggccttccctgcagggtcctggaatccatacaggcgtttaaattggaagatgctgcatcccagtccttgccctatttctactgcgccccctcaaataacccaactttggaagcGGACTCCAAATCCAGGGGCTTTgagccccatagaggaagctctaaatccgctcttcaagaaaaagcggaaacaacaaattcagccctggtcctggatcgtctttgccctgctacttcacctatgggcaggcagggacaaggggtgccgagacaatcaccctctggtatcaaccaagagattgcagaggttgttcagaggagtaagggtgccaggcagactcatctgcctgtcacctgtggcatcacaggcaaagcgagtcagaaatttactcagctaggcaacagatgccccccagagctgcctgcaaggcaagctggtgccaaacatgagacaaaggatgagagagtgagtcccagtgatagaagagcagggcgacaggacaaaaagatgaagtcggaacccttttccgtgcacaacacggccagggacatattcagggccaaggagctcaacgctctgcagtcaaaaactggtaatgtgttgacaaccagcaagccaggaagctcccaaatgagacgtgggaatcacagtaaaatagaaattactgggaccattgaaagccctgcaccaaaaagacaagttccccaagacccgaaGTCATCGGATCTGAAGGAACATCTGTTGAgggaattaaagtcgaaactagagaagaggaatcagagccaggtccaaggccaacacactgacaggtcccctgcctcagagagcttgacttacaaggcctcactgactcatgcccacggtgtctcccctgaggacatgggagcttcccaggtgctgcatgtccatctggaggacagtgggatcagcaggcagcagcggcaggagccttgggtccctaagaaagacctaaagaggtacgaggataagaaattcccaccagctacaatgagagtgagccctccgggccccaacaaagaagagcttggtggaggggatgcagggttggggacatcccaacctaccaGAAAGACTTTcgctactcagatcacagcatcagaggggacgcttgggagcaagtcttcccacacctcatcacagaaggcacagcctcctcctgaaagtctgctcagaaaaaagatgaaccacatttttcaatggcttcgtcctgggacaaagggcaagaaccaagaacatccccaggaaaagggcagccccatatcatctgcacagagcagaggcctggttaaagggagagctgccgttactgggaccaccacggctcagaagaccaggacggtccctgggaagttcccagtggagaaactggggcagcgttgtgcagcagaggtcacccgccctcaagagccccttccttccctgaggaagtttgtgaaaacttggCAGAAGGCCGAAgaacaggcccaggcagagcccgtccaggggcatccttccaactacagggctccctcctgtaaagtgccaaacacTAAGTCCTGCCACCAcgtagaagttgtctttgctggccagaattatcctacatgttctagacggatcagagaccagaacagacaccctcagaaagtcatggcgtttaaagatcagctcttggatcagaagcgtcccttatctgtgccccgcagggagcatgtgccccatccaagctccacctgcaggcgtcaagccggcccaggggcctccagctgttctcaccactgctaa
- the LOC138920336 gene encoding spermatogenesis-associated protein 31D1-like isoform X2 yields the protein MASTASGTESSFTLSSAFSEVPPGDLTPSPPPDPSPPPPSVLSPNPTTPLAGFLSPSPPGHSMPPEPSPPLESKFPADHCPPQPLALPPLPPHDTQATGPILQPETTLSLNTIFSLDRTLSQDINPSPNLSQIINPTDSLACHHTPPSLSVSPPTDHPLTVARSKSVSILLKSVPENSSPDSPGGLSTYVPTIRGTDHSSLSISELSWWQACAKDLFLAPSTLAPCAFNREFLALHSSESSLERHPTANLIERGNLSFLSPHVLALLERQVRKRSDFLMWREKEKEKGSFPKKLRPDYPLNPSRKMLESNADECDSAFSLPFWSSAGKPKELHMHGQPPYPKILEDHLQEKCTQLFWGLPSLHSESLPSAIRDSSDCTTIFLFNTISNASMGQESPVPLHRPPPSLPEIQPQPLPQTLPQSQPLPLTQVKSQAHLKSSLPILPSGPLPQRRICGVCHHRPRDESESLTSSEIQQLEWKVLQKQQESLWGSPSVVQRSQEEFCPSAPNFPYHQASQAHASISTLPVEFPLSDELRKKLEHHLRKRLIQHRWGLPRRIRECLSLMMPPRDFSEIAKSESNRGLSRISVNKDLNVGLSQSKSFHDRGSELLQGEKEMGKDQGHSPENGPKAHLLSDPESSSDKDPAYDSEKDLNSHVASLSGKNSRALEESLDQKQLENVLKAHLSKKFEEISEARLPGTVRSSWHASKQTLLLSDKSRTQITQRSLPPSVGGDSSLNTFQELCFIDSSAQQMMETHIKSFRMTMEWGLPCRVLESIQAFKLEDAASQSLPYFYCAPSNNPTLEADSKSRGFEPHRGSSKSALQEKAETTNSALVLDRLCPATSPMGRQGQGVPRQSPSGINQEIAEVVQRSKGARQTHLPVTCGITGKASQKFTQLGNRCPPELPARQAGAKHETKDERVSPSDRRAGRQDKKMKSEPFSVHNTARDIFRAKELNALQSKTGNVLTTSKPGSSQMRRGNHSKIEITGTIESPAPKRQVPQDPKSSDLKEHLLRELKSKLEKRNQSQVQGQHTDRSPASESLTYKASLTHAHGVSPEDMGASQVLHVHLEDSGISRQQRQEPWVPKKDLKRYEDKKFPPATMRVSPPGPNKEELGGGDAGLGTSQPTRKTFATQITASEGTLGSKSSHTSSQKAQPPPESLLRKKMNHIFQWLRPGTKGKNQEHPQEKGSPISSAQSRGLVKGRAAVTGTTTAQKTRTVPGKFPVEKLGQRCAAEVTRPQEPLPSLRKFVKTWQKAEEQAQAEPVQGHPSNYRAPSCKVPNTKSCHHVEVVFAGQNYPTCSRRIRDQNRHPQKVMAFKDQLLDQKRPLSVPRREHVPHPSSTCRRQAGPGASSCSHHC from the coding sequence atggcttccacagcttctgggactgagtcatcattcactctgtcctctgccttctcagaagtccctccaggagacctaacaccatcccctccacctgacccttccccaccgcccccctccgttctctcacctaacccgACGACACCCTTAGCTggctttctttcaccctcaccaccgggtcactctatgccaccagagccttctcctcccttggagtccaaattcccagcagaccattgcccaccccaaccccttgcccttccccctctcccaccacatgacacccaggcaacgggtcctattctccaaccagagaccactctgtctctgaatacgatcttctctcttgaccgcaccctttcccaagatattaacccctcaccaaatttgtcccagataatcaatcccactgattcactggcttgtcatcacacaccaccaagcctgtctgtctcaccaccgacagaccaccctttaactgtggctcgatctaaatcggtttccatcttactgaagtctgttccagagaactcatctccagatagccctggcgggttgtccacttatgtcccaacaatcagaggcactgaccattcaagcctgtcaatttcagaattatcctggtggcaagcttgtgccaaagacttgttcttagcaccttccaccttggcaccatgtgcttttaatcgagagtttcttgctctccattcttcagagtcctctctggagagacaccctacagctaaccttatagagcgtggtaacctctcatttctcagccctcatgtcctggcactcctggagagacaagtccgaaagaggagtgatttcctgatgtggagggaaaaggagaaggagaagggttcttttccaaaaaaacttaggCCAGACTACCCACTAAATCCTTCGCGGAAAATGctagagtcaaatgctgatgagtgtgactcagcattctcccttcctttttggagcagtgcaggcaaaccaaaggagctgcacatgcatgggcagcccccatatcctaaaatcttggaggaccatttacaggaaaaatgtacgcagctcttctggggtctcccatctctgcacagcgagtccttgccctctgctatccgtgactcaagtgactgcaccacaatcttccttttcaataccatctcaaatgcctccatgggccaagaatccccggtacctctccatcgcccacctccatccttgcctgagatccagccccaacccttgcctcaaaccctgccccaatcccagcccctacctctcactcaggtcaagtcccaggcccaccttaaatcctcactcccaatcctaccatctggtcctctaccccagagaaggatctgtggagtgtgtcaccatagaccccgggatgaatcagagtctctcacctcatctgaaattcaacaactggaatggaaagtgttgcagaagcaacaggaaagtttgtggggttcgccctctgtagtccaaagatctcaggaggAATTTTGTCCTTCAGCTCCCAACTTcccttaccatcaggcctcccaggcacatgcctccatctccacccttcccgtagagtttcctctcagtgatgagctgaggaagaaactggaacatcaccttcgaaagaggctcatccaacaccggtggggcctgccccgcaggatccgtgagtgtctgtcactgatgatgcctccaagagatttctcagagatagctaagtcagagagcaatcgtggactctcacggatctcggtgaacaaagatctaaatgttggattgagccaatccaaaagcttccatgacaggggttcagaactgcttcagggagagaaggagatggggaaggatcaggggcatagcccagagaacggcccaaaagctcacctgttgagtgacccagagagctcttcagataaggatccggcatatgactctgagaaagacctaaatagtcacgtggcaagtctgtcagggaaaaattcaagggccttggaggaaagtctagatcagaaacaacttgaaaatgtcctcaaagcacatttgagcaagaagtttgaggaaatcagtgaggctcggctccctgggacggtgcgcagttcatggcatgctagcaagcagacattgctgctttctgacaaatcccgcacccaaataacacagaggagtctgccaccttcagtgggtggggactcctccctgaataccttccaggagctttgcttcattgattccagtgcccaacagatgatggaaacccatattaaaagctttcgtatgacgatggagtggggccttccctgcagggtcctggaatccatacaggcgtttaaattggaagatgctgcatcccagtccttgccctatttctactgcgccccctcaaataacccaactttggaagcGGACTCCAAATCCAGGGGCTTTgagccccatagaggaagctctaaatccgctcttcaagaaaaagcggaaacaacaaattcagccctggtcctggatcgtctttgccctgctacttcacctatgggcaggcagggacaaggggtgccgagacaatcaccctctggtatcaaccaagagattgcagaggttgttcagaggagtaagggtgccaggcagactcatctgcctgtcacctgtggcatcacaggcaaagcgagtcagaaatttactcagctaggcaacagatgccccccagagctgcctgcaaggcaagctggtgccaaacatgagacaaaggatgagagagtgagtcccagtgatagaagagcagggcgacaggacaaaaagatgaagtcggaacccttttccgtgcacaacacggccagggacatattcagggccaaggagctcaacgctctgcagtcaaaaactggtaatgtgttgacaaccagcaagccaggaagctcccaaatgagacgtgggaatcacagtaaaatagaaattactgggaccattgaaagccctgcaccaaaaagacaagttccccaagacccgaaGTCATCGGATCTGAAGGAACATCTGTTGAgggaattaaagtcgaaactagagaagaggaatcagagccaggtccaaggccaacacactgacaggtcccctgcctcagagagcttgacttacaaggcctcactgactcatgcccacggtgtctcccctgaggacatgggagcttcccaggtgctgcatgtccatctggaggacagtgggatcagcaggcagcagcggcaggagccttgggtccctaagaaagacctaaagaggtacgaggataagaaattcccaccagctacaatgagagtgagccctccgggccccaacaaagaagagcttggtggaggggatgcagggttggggacatcccaacctaccaGAAAGACTTTcgctactcagatcacagcatcagaggggacgcttgggagcaagtcttcccacacctcatcacagaaggcacagcctcctcctgaaagtctgctcagaaaaaagatgaaccacatttttcaatggcttcgtcctgggacaaagggcaagaaccaagaacatccccaggaaaagggcagccccatatcatctgcacagagcagaggcctggttaaagggagagctgccgttactgggaccaccacggctcagaagaccaggacggtccctgggaagttcccagtggagaaactggggcagcgttgtgcagcagaggtcacccgccctcaagagccccttccttccctgaggaagtttgtgaaaacttggCAGAAGGCCGAAgaacaggcccaggcagagcccgtccaggggcatccttccaactacagggctccctcctgtaaagtgccaaacacTAAGTCCTGCCACCAcgtagaagttgtctttgctggccagaattatcctacatgttctagacggatcagagaccagaacagacaccctcagaaagtcatggcgtttaaagatcagctcttggatcagaagcgtcccttatctgtgccccgcagggagcatgtgccccatccaagctccacctgcaggcgtcaagccggcccaggggcctccagctgttctcaccactgctaa